The Aspergillus fumigatus Af293 chromosome 3, whole genome shotgun sequence region GCACCCTCCCCGCTGTGTAATATGGTGTCCTTGCCGGTATTGGCTCCCAGCCCAATCGATCCAAGCCAGCTGGACGCTGCAGCTGCGGCGCCTCCCATTGTCGTTGAGTTCGTGCTCACACCCACTCGTCCACCAGTCGTAAGAATCAGATCACCCGCTCGCCCTCCAGACAAGAATGTTCGATCATTCTTGTATTCTGGTGATAGTGCGACAGCTTGGACAGGTCGCCCAAAGTTCCGAAGAATGACATCTTTCGTATCCACTAAAGAGGCAACGCACACATTACCGTCGATAGAGGACGTCGCAACATAAATGGAATTGGAGGGTGTTGCAGGTGGAGCTGTCTGATGGCTTGATTTATTGTGGCCACGAAGGCTGGCCGTGCTGAACGAGGATCGAGTGGGAACAGCTTGATCTTCCGTGGCCGCTCTGGTGACGTTCTCTGCTTTGATGCTCGGCaagggaggaggaaacgGAGAGATTGAAATCGAAGTAACGCTCGCTGAGTGTGCGTGATAAATCCGAAGCGACTGAAATACAGGCAAGGAAAGCACATGCTGCAAGATGTCAGTTGCTGCGCTCTCAAAACAAGTAGCCATGTTATCTTACAATATTGCCATTGTGTGTTCCAATAATCTAAAGAATATTTCAGCAAAGGAAAGTGAATCGCACGCTATCGAAATCATACCATCTTATCGCCCGCGGTAAAGAATGAGCTGGTTGCGTCGCCATTGCGGTACACCGCGTACAGATTTTTCGTGAGATACAGGTATTTGAGCTGAggctcatcttcgtcgtcgtcatcatcatcatcatcttcctcttcctcttcagtgTCTGCCTTTCCACTCCCAtgatcatcctcatcctcgtcgtctccaTCCACATGTTGTTCGGGCCGAAAGCTGTTGTCAGTGATTCTTTGCTGCACAGCAGCGTCATGTGCCGAACTATCCTGATGGGCATCCTCTGTAGGCTCAGTCGCGCCCGGCGCGTCCATGGCGAATGCCTATTTCCGTACCTGGAGCAATTGAAGGATCACCACGGGTGGGGGGATCGAGTCATGACGAGCAGTTGGTGGACCTGGGGTAACTCGGGGATAGCTGATGACTAAGCACCTAGCCCAAATCGCCGTTGAATGCCGGTTGGATGGGTCGAAACACATTCTTTGCAAACCCTGTTTGCTGCGTCGTTTTCAAAGCATTATTGTACAGGAGTAAGGTTAATGGATCCCTGTTCGGCTGCGCCTTTCGGATTCCTCAGCACCAATACTACAACATGTTCGCAAGGCCCTACGTCTGTTCGATATGCAGAAGGCCCACTATGGCTAAGATCTTGAAACAGCCGCAGAGCCATAATCTTCACGCGTCGTATCCCCTTGGTCTTCCTCGGCGCAAAGATTTCTTCTCGTCCAATGCCTTTCTCAGTCAGAAACAGTCTAGAAATGGTGATTTATCGCAGGAGTTGTCATCGGAGACGCAGAAGCAACGCAGGAGAGGTGCCAGAAACCCGGCCGCACCTACATCGTTACGGAGAGTGGCAGTGGAGGCACAAAGGTCGAAAGATGGGATCTTATCAAAGGCTCAACTGAAAGAGCAAGGAATCTACCAGACTAAGGTTTCAACAACTGCGCCCTCAAGCAAGCATAGGCCGCTGATATTGGACTAAAAGGCAGTAACAGCCTATGCTGTAGCAGAACAATTCGATATCCGCAAAGTCAGAGATATCCTCCAAGAGAAAGGTTTCGAGCCGGATCCGTTTCAAACAGGCCTGTTTCCTCAAGTCGTTCATATCCAAGTTCCCATAGATTCAATTCGACGCGTCAGTAATCTCACCACGACCGATCTGTCATCCGATGAAGTTGGCGATGTATTCGTTTTCCCTTCCGGCACTGTGGTGGCATGGTCTTTGCCCGAGGGCTTTACATCTTTTCTGGCAACTAGAACCCTTCTCCCGGCGGCGGAAGGCGCCCACATAGATAATCTGGAGACCGAGGATTTGGAATACATTGAGGACCCCCAACGGGAGAATAGCAGCATTAAAGGAGACACCATTATCCTTGGCACCAAGTCCGGTAATGACGACCCGGAATCGAAGCTCGGCCGGCAGTCCGTAGACACGGTCCTTACTAAGGTGGCATTTTCGTCAGGGTTGGCTCGAAGTACGAAACTGGCAGTGCTTGAGACTCTGTTGGCCAATTATTTCGAGTCAACCAGAACAATACCCACACTTCTATCACAAGGCTCTCGCTTACCCTTCACAAGAGATTTCATCCTTCGCAAGACCGGCCAACTGCTGAGTGTGCGAGCCCAATTGAATCTCTATTCGGAACTGACAGACTCATTGCCAGATTTATTCTGGGATAGCCGGCATGAGCTAGGTCTAGAGGGCTACTACGAACAGGTAGGAAGGGCACTGGACGTGGGTATTCGCATCAAACTCTTAAACGAGAAAATGGACTACGCACAGGAAATAGCAAGCGTGCTTCGAGAGAGACTGAGCGAGACACACGGCCTCCGGCTCGAATGGAttatcatcctcctcattgCCGTTGAGGTAGGATTTGAGGTTTTAAGGCTTTGGAAAGAACGCGCTCATGAGCTTGAAGCCAAAGCTGAATTAAGCTCTGAACCTTCGTGATCTTGGATCACTGTTCAGGCATAGGATAGCTACTCAGACTTAACAATGATACCCCCCGCTCATCTTGAACAAACCTAATCTCCTTTACCCCTGTGATTCTCGAAGTGCCTTTTGTCAATGTCCAACCTGGTAGATAGTTAGTCTTCTCTGCAGAAAGACTGAGAAGCACTGCGATAGCCTAATCAGGCACTCATCAGATGAACAGGTCACATGTGACACTCAGCTTAGTCACGTTATGACGAGACATTCACGTGCGTCCACCATCATTCCCACACCTTGCATCAAGAgctatcctcctcctctggaCCGTTTCTTATCATATAATTAGTTCCTCGGCTGCTTGTACTGTTACAATTTATCCTGTCGTAAAACAATTCTCGGCTCTGCAGTGAGAGTGGAGGCAACCGTCACGTCGTCTTCACTCCTAGTAGTTGTACCGCCCTCCAGA contains the following coding sequences:
- a CDS encoding RMD1 family protein; the encoded protein is MFARPYVCSICRRPTMAKILKQPQSHNLHASYPLGLPRRKDFFSSNAFLSQKQSRNGDLSQELSSETQKQRRRGARNPAAPTSLRRVAVEAQRSKDGILSKAQLKEQGIYQTKAVTAYAVAEQFDIRKVRDILQEKGFEPDPFQTGLFPQVVHIQVPIDSIRRVSNLTTTDLSSDEVGDVFVFPSGTVVAWSLPEGFTSFLATRTLLPAAEGAHIDNLETEDLEYIEDPQRENSSIKGDTIILGTKSGNDDPESKLGRQSVDTVLTKVAFSSGLARSTKLAVLETLLANYFESTRTIPTLLSQGSRLPFTRDFILRKTGQLLSVRAQLNLYSELTDSLPDLFWDSRHELGLEGYYEQVGRALDVGIRIKLLNEKMDYAQEIASVLRERLSETHGLRLEWIIILLIAVEVGFEVLRLWKERAHELEAKAELSSEPS